The Brevibacillus brevis genome contains a region encoding:
- the resA gene encoding thiol-disulfide oxidoreductase ResA, whose amino-acid sequence MNKSNRTYVRIAVLGVLLVALVFALYSSFVKDPGAVKVGSDAPNFSLEQLNGPELTLESLKGKGVVLNFWGTWCEPCKEEMPALQEQYTKFKDKGLVVVGVNIGESPVAVEPFVKQFGIDFPILLDRQSQITKLYRIGPIPTTFFIDPDGEVKDIFIGQLDEAMIESKITKILP is encoded by the coding sequence ATGAACAAAAGCAATCGTACATATGTCAGGATCGCGGTATTGGGTGTTTTGCTTGTAGCGCTGGTCTTTGCACTTTATTCCAGCTTTGTGAAGGACCCCGGTGCTGTGAAAGTAGGAAGCGATGCTCCTAATTTTAGTTTGGAGCAATTGAATGGACCAGAGCTGACTCTGGAAAGTTTGAAAGGAAAGGGCGTTGTCCTCAATTTCTGGGGCACGTGGTGTGAACCCTGTAAGGAAGAAATGCCGGCATTGCAAGAGCAATACACGAAATTTAAAGACAAGGGATTGGTTGTAGTCGGCGTCAATATCGGAGAATCGCCAGTTGCCGTAGAACCATTCGTGAAGCAGTTCGGGATTGACTTCCCTATTTTGCTCGATCGCCAATCGCAAATTACAAAGCTGTACCGAATCGGTCCGATTCCGACGACCTTTTTCATCGACCCAGATGGAGAAGTGAAGGACATTTTTATCGGGCAGTTAGATGAAGCGATGATTGAGTCGAAAATAACAAAAATCTTGCCGTAA
- a CDS encoding pseudouridine synthase: protein MERLQKVLAHAGVASRRHCEELIAQGKVQVNGQVVREQGIKVDPLKDKIVVNGQQVKLEQHVYLLLYKPTGVITSVTDPRGRRVVIDLLKGIKERVYPVGRLDYDTSGLLLLTNDGELANRLAHPSYEIDKVYRAWVRGIPSQEKVRKLATGIRLEDGMTSPGESKLLKTESSSQRALVELTIHEGRNRQVRRMCEAIGHPVLTLERIRLGFLTLDGLKPGEFRKLTHEEVESLKRGLVQKKRSPRSRH, encoded by the coding sequence ATGGAACGTTTACAGAAAGTATTGGCGCATGCTGGAGTCGCCTCTCGTCGCCATTGTGAAGAATTGATTGCGCAAGGCAAGGTGCAGGTAAATGGCCAAGTAGTACGAGAGCAGGGAATAAAAGTCGATCCGCTCAAGGACAAAATTGTGGTGAATGGACAGCAGGTTAAGCTGGAGCAACATGTCTATCTCTTGCTGTACAAGCCTACTGGTGTCATTACGAGCGTCACAGACCCGCGCGGCAGACGGGTAGTGATCGATCTGTTGAAGGGGATAAAAGAACGGGTATATCCAGTAGGCCGCTTGGATTACGATACTTCCGGCTTGCTGCTCTTGACGAACGATGGGGAGCTTGCCAACAGGCTGGCACATCCAAGCTATGAAATTGATAAAGTGTATCGGGCATGGGTAAGGGGAATCCCCAGTCAGGAAAAAGTACGCAAGCTAGCAACCGGCATTCGTTTGGAAGACGGCATGACTTCTCCCGGTGAGTCCAAATTGTTGAAGACAGAGTCTAGCAGCCAGAGGGCACTAGTAGAACTGACCATTCATGAAGGACGAAATCGCCAAGTGCGCAGAATGTGTGAGGCGATTGGCCATCCAGTATTGACATTGGAGCGAATTCGTTTAGGATTTCTCACATTAGATGGGCTAAAGCCGGGCGAATTTCGCAAGCTCACTCATGAGGAAGTGGAGAGCTTGAAGCGGGGATTGGTGCAAAAGAAGCGCAGCCCGCGGTCGAGACATTGA
- a CDS encoding spore maturation protein, translating into MYQWVSLLSLWAIPVTIAFVLLYGWRKQVPVYETFVDGAKGGLTTTIRILPHLIAMMVAVSMFRESGALDLLLRALKPLLDLLHFPEELVPLALLRPLTGTGSLAIATDLIAQYGPDSFLGRLAATMQGSTDTTLYVLTVYFGAVGIRNSAYALKVGLWSDLAGVIFSLLIVSYIFA; encoded by the coding sequence ATGTACCAATGGGTATCCCTGCTCTCTCTTTGGGCCATTCCCGTTACGATTGCCTTTGTCTTGTTGTATGGGTGGCGGAAACAAGTCCCCGTCTACGAGACGTTTGTAGATGGAGCAAAAGGCGGCTTAACCACTACGATTCGCATACTCCCGCACCTGATCGCCATGATGGTCGCGGTAAGTATGTTTCGGGAGTCGGGAGCATTGGATCTATTGCTTCGCGCGCTCAAACCACTTCTTGACCTGCTGCATTTTCCGGAAGAACTGGTCCCGTTGGCGTTGCTTCGTCCGTTGACGGGAACAGGCTCACTAGCGATTGCAACAGATCTGATTGCACAGTACGGTCCTGATTCTTTTTTGGGCAGACTGGCAGCTACTATGCAAGGGAGTACCGATACGACACTGTATGTCCTAACCGTTTATTTTGGCGCAGTTGGCATTCGCAATTCTGCTTATGCGCTAAAGGTAGGTTTGTGGTCGGACCTGGCAGGTGTCATATTCTCGCTCCTCATTGTCTCCTACATTTTTGCTTAA
- a CDS encoding nucleoside recognition domain-containing protein, with protein MLNVIWLGLIVISIVVAAMTGRMEAINAAAFEGAKTGVTVSLGLLSVLAFWMGMMRIAEKSGLLELLARVLSPIIQVLFPDVPKGHPAMGYILSNMSANLLGLGNAATPMGLKAMEELQKLNPDKQNASAAMCTLLAINTASITIIPTTMIAIRMQYGSVNPVEIVGTTLLSSFAATIVALLIDRMYRYRHIRRHR; from the coding sequence GTGCTTAATGTCATCTGGCTCGGGCTTATAGTCATTAGCATTGTCGTTGCGGCCATGACGGGGCGGATGGAAGCGATCAACGCAGCAGCGTTTGAGGGAGCCAAGACGGGCGTAACCGTTAGTCTCGGACTCCTCAGTGTTCTCGCCTTTTGGATGGGAATGATGCGAATTGCAGAAAAGTCAGGACTCCTTGAACTATTGGCGCGGGTATTGTCACCGATCATTCAAGTCCTTTTTCCCGATGTACCAAAAGGGCACCCTGCAATGGGATATATCCTCTCAAATATGAGCGCAAACCTACTCGGGCTTGGTAATGCAGCAACGCCAATGGGGCTGAAAGCTATGGAAGAACTCCAAAAGTTGAATCCAGACAAGCAAAACGCATCGGCTGCCATGTGTACGCTACTGGCGATCAATACGGCGAGCATTACGATTATTCCTACGACGATGATCGCGATTCGCATGCAGTATGGCTCCGTAAATCCCGTAGAAATCGTAGGCACTACGCTGTTATCTTCCTTTGCTGCCACCATTGTCGCCCTGTTGATTGATCGCATGTATCGTTATCGGCATATACGAAGACACAGATAG
- a CDS encoding D-alanyl-D-alanine carboxypeptidase family protein codes for MNIRKYLSGVLVVFLFIQLALAPAAMVKAAAAPPSLSAEGAALIDVESGRILYSKNGTKKMRIASLTKTMTAIVAIEMGKLDAQVTVPPQAVGVEGSSIYLKNGEKLTLEELLYGLMLRSGNDAAVTIATHIGGSVPGFTYLMNEKAAMIGMEHTNFTNPHGLDDSNQHYSTPEDMAKLSAYALHNPVFRQIVSTKVKDISWEGEQWDRRLLNKNKMLHLYNGADGVKTGYTKLAKRCLASSATRDGRQLATITLNASDDWNDSAKLMDWGFANYPLQELVKKGQEVKPDTPVTLEAGTHLVTTNAFQYPLQTAEAEGIHKRVVMGESTVTSQMNGQLAGFLQLYLKEKMIGQVPLLVSVDAPTLAAPQGPRSMWQQFWVIVSGGLWSA; via the coding sequence ATGAACATACGAAAATATCTGTCCGGCGTACTCGTCGTTTTTCTTTTTATACAGCTGGCTCTTGCGCCGGCAGCGATGGTCAAAGCTGCTGCAGCTCCACCCAGCTTGTCAGCCGAAGGTGCAGCGCTGATCGATGTAGAGAGTGGACGAATTCTTTATTCCAAAAACGGTACGAAAAAAATGAGGATTGCGAGTCTGACCAAAACGATGACAGCAATCGTAGCGATTGAGATGGGCAAACTGGATGCACAGGTAACAGTACCCCCACAAGCAGTAGGCGTAGAAGGCTCATCCATCTACTTGAAAAATGGAGAGAAGCTTACACTTGAAGAGCTGCTGTACGGTTTGATGCTGCGATCTGGCAATGACGCAGCCGTCACCATTGCAACGCACATCGGAGGATCAGTGCCTGGATTCACGTATTTAATGAATGAAAAGGCAGCGATGATTGGAATGGAACACACAAATTTTACCAATCCGCATGGTTTAGATGACAGTAACCAGCATTACTCCACCCCGGAAGATATGGCAAAGCTGTCCGCCTACGCCTTACATAATCCGGTATTTCGTCAAATCGTCTCAACGAAAGTCAAGGATATTTCATGGGAAGGCGAACAGTGGGACCGGCGGCTACTGAACAAAAACAAGATGCTTCACCTTTACAACGGTGCTGATGGTGTGAAAACGGGATACACCAAACTGGCGAAGCGCTGCCTGGCTTCCTCTGCCACACGGGATGGGAGGCAGCTGGCGACGATTACTCTGAATGCTTCTGATGACTGGAACGACTCCGCCAAGCTGATGGACTGGGGCTTTGCGAATTATCCGCTGCAAGAGCTGGTCAAGAAAGGGCAGGAGGTAAAGCCTGACACGCCAGTCACACTGGAAGCAGGGACTCATCTTGTCACAACAAACGCATTTCAGTATCCACTGCAAACGGCAGAGGCAGAGGGGATTCACAAGCGTGTCGTTATGGGAGAATCAACGGTAACATCGCAGATGAATGGTCAACTGGCAGGGTTTCTTCAACTCTATTTAAAAGAGAAGATGATTGGGCAGGTTCCGTTGCTAGTCAGTGTGGATGCGCCGACTTTAGCAGCTCCGCAAGGTCCACGATCCATGTGGCAGCAGTTTTGGGTAATAGTGTCAGGGGGGCTGTGGAGTGCTTAA
- the scpB gene encoding SMC-Scp complex subunit ScpB, with protein MDYDKLKGVIEGLLFISGDEGIDAKEISEITEVSEEEVIDLIEDMKADFRRAGRGIQIVEVAKAYQLTTLPEHVPYFERLATSPGQSTLSQAALETLAIVAYKQPLTRSEIEEIRGVKCEKALNTLLSKQLIREAGRAEGIGRPILYATTKEFLEHFGLRELGDLPEPPVNLDIEEARLEASALFGKAEEPTND; from the coding sequence ATGGACTATGACAAGCTGAAAGGCGTAATCGAGGGCTTGCTGTTCATCTCGGGTGATGAAGGAATCGATGCCAAAGAAATCAGTGAAATCACTGAGGTGTCGGAAGAAGAGGTCATCGACTTGATCGAAGACATGAAAGCTGACTTCCGCCGGGCAGGACGCGGTATTCAAATCGTGGAAGTGGCAAAAGCGTATCAACTGACCACTCTGCCCGAGCATGTGCCCTATTTCGAACGGCTAGCAACATCACCAGGCCAGTCAACGCTATCGCAAGCGGCATTGGAGACACTCGCTATTGTTGCGTACAAGCAGCCCCTGACCCGTTCGGAGATTGAAGAAATCCGTGGCGTTAAATGCGAAAAAGCACTGAACACCCTCTTATCCAAACAACTCATTCGCGAAGCGGGGAGAGCAGAGGGGATCGGACGCCCTATTTTGTACGCGACCACCAAAGAATTTTTGGAGCATTTTGGTTTACGGGAACTGGGGGATTTGCCAGAACCACCTGTCAATCTTGATATCGAAGAAGCGCGTCTGGAAGCATCAGCGCTATTCGGAAAAGCAGAAGAACCAACAAACGACTAG
- a CDS encoding segregation/condensation protein A, which produces MAYSIKLDSFEGPLDLLLHLIDKAEVDIYDIPVAEITEQYLATIDKMQELQLDVASEFVVMAATLLSIKSKMLLPKKEEHVFQQFLDMDVDEIDPREELVARLLEYKRYKMLAENLREMEIGRNQVFTRPAENLSPYVREEDHTVTNVTLYDLINALEKLVKKTKEKEPMTKVSRDEISIKDRMTEIRQAVRGSGMVRFSELFTKGATRTEIVTTFLALLELMKAKHITCVQNQLFQDIIICENGTEGAHTDGL; this is translated from the coding sequence TTGGCTTACAGCATCAAACTTGATTCCTTTGAGGGACCACTCGATCTGTTGCTCCATCTGATCGACAAGGCTGAGGTGGACATCTACGACATACCGGTAGCGGAAATTACGGAGCAATACCTCGCGACGATTGACAAGATGCAAGAGCTCCAACTGGATGTGGCCAGTGAGTTCGTAGTCATGGCGGCTACGCTCCTCTCTATTAAAAGCAAGATGCTGTTACCCAAAAAGGAGGAGCATGTCTTTCAGCAGTTCCTCGATATGGATGTAGACGAGATCGACCCGCGTGAAGAACTGGTTGCGCGTCTGTTGGAGTACAAACGCTATAAAATGCTTGCTGAGAACTTGCGAGAAATGGAGATCGGTCGTAATCAAGTCTTTACGCGTCCCGCAGAGAATTTGTCTCCTTATGTGCGTGAAGAGGATCATACCGTAACGAATGTGACCCTATACGATTTGATCAACGCGCTGGAAAAGCTGGTAAAGAAAACGAAAGAAAAAGAACCGATGACCAAGGTGTCGCGCGACGAAATCTCCATCAAGGATCGGATGACGGAGATACGCCAAGCGGTACGTGGCAGTGGGATGGTTCGGTTTTCGGAGTTGTTTACTAAAGGGGCGACGCGTACAGAGATTGTGACGACCTTTCTCGCTTTGCTTGAGCTCATGAAGGCTAAGCATATTACCTGTGTACAAAATCAATTGTTTCAAGACATCATCATATGTGAAAACGGAACGGAAGGAGCCCATACCGATGGACTATGA
- a CDS encoding site-2 protease family protein: MDLFHFDWKTVPFRLIAFVIAFTLHEWAHAFVAWKLGDNTAKSEGRLTLNPIPHIDPFGLILILFGPFGWARPVPINPLHFRGNKRLGIVYVSFAGPLINLILAVLFYLVYFVVINSGVLVGMHEKLAYAIDWTLRFSVLINTALFIFNLLPIPPLDGYKILRFLSPRSWDGKFYNYEVYGPWILLLLIFIPGVSSIVFGIPHGIALELVQQIGNSILSVFI, encoded by the coding sequence ATGGATCTTTTTCATTTTGATTGGAAAACGGTACCGTTTCGCTTGATTGCGTTCGTTATCGCTTTCACTTTGCATGAATGGGCGCATGCCTTTGTCGCCTGGAAGCTGGGTGACAATACGGCGAAATCGGAGGGCCGCTTAACATTAAATCCAATCCCGCATATTGATCCGTTTGGTTTGATTCTCATTCTGTTTGGTCCTTTTGGGTGGGCGAGACCAGTGCCGATCAACCCTCTGCATTTCCGTGGGAACAAGCGATTAGGGATTGTTTACGTTTCATTTGCAGGTCCATTAATTAACCTGATACTCGCGGTATTGTTTTACTTGGTGTATTTCGTAGTAATTAATTCCGGAGTACTAGTAGGAATGCATGAAAAATTGGCTTACGCAATTGATTGGACACTAAGATTTTCTGTTTTGATCAATACAGCTCTATTCATTTTCAACCTTTTGCCGATTCCGCCATTGGACGGTTACAAAATACTGCGATTTTTGTCTCCACGGAGTTGGGATGGGAAGTTTTACAATTATGAAGTCTACGGGCCGTGGATTCTCCTATTATTAATCTTTATCCCGGGGGTCAGCTCAATCGTTTTTGGTATTCCCCATGGGATCGCCCTAGAATTGGTTCAACAAATTGGAAATAGTATCTTAAGCGTGTTCATCTAA
- a CDS encoding peptidylprolyl isomerase, translated as MKKALITMENGNQIELELFDQEAPGTVANFEKLANEGFYNGLSFHRVIPGFVAQGGCPYGTGTGGPGYTIKCETKGNPHKHLRGYLSMAHAGKDTGGSQFFILYDAFPHLDGVHTVFGRVTSGMEHVDAIKQGDKMGTVNVGE; from the coding sequence ATGAAAAAAGCGCTCATCACCATGGAAAATGGTAACCAAATCGAGCTGGAGCTGTTCGATCAAGAAGCTCCGGGCACAGTAGCAAACTTTGAGAAATTGGCTAACGAAGGCTTCTACAACGGTCTGTCCTTCCACCGTGTTATCCCTGGCTTCGTAGCACAAGGCGGATGCCCTTACGGAACAGGTACAGGCGGTCCTGGTTACACCATCAAATGTGAAACAAAAGGAAACCCACACAAGCATCTGCGCGGTTACCTTTCCATGGCACACGCAGGAAAAGACACAGGCGGAAGCCAATTCTTCATCTTGTATGATGCTTTCCCTCACCTCGATGGCGTACATACAGTATTTGGTCGCGTCACTTCCGGTATGGAACACGTTGATGCAATCAAACAAGGCGATAAAATGGGTACAGTAAACGTAGGCGAATAG
- a CDS encoding GGDEF domain-containing protein, translating into MLSSLMKRFRRIPYISLDKRQWMKAMIRQEVEREKKVVMFYIDIVKLTEVENRYGDTSAKRVLHIFESILPAVARQAFEIKGRIIAIQKLWGDDFAIYTSFSKMMSEEDCQMLSIHFQELAERQLNRQVSFVNREELRVHIGYSEIIGEDIVKELYTSVKHAVHMAKYGITSEKYANIRQFHKLLAEENVQMHFMPIIHLPNGEALGWEALARGPVNSLFATPAALFNYAQETDTVFRLEHICRKRALEHIRYLKPHEKMFINLDPRAIDDPFLLRGKVQMLLAEYELTPQNIVFEITERHAITNYAAFRKIIEEYRKQGYMIAVDDAGAGYSSLESITEIYPDFIKLDMSLIRNIDVDPIKQALLETFVSFADKVNCKIIAEGIETERELETLMDVGVIYGQGYYLGKPDKGMAQLCGTAMNFLRFTMERRIEQEAEPMLPTPAMTEILAKTISVEKHVKVRRIHEIFEQNQRIESVVVLENGMPVGLVMRFSLYQILGGQYGIALYYERPVSQIMNTNPLKATKDDKLDEVAKRAMARDAYHLYDVVIIIDEHGEYIGIVTVQKLLDKMASIKLEMASSANPLTGLPGNVQIERELNQRLKQNDHHVVIYCDLDRFKWFNDRYGFEVGDQIIVRTANLLREASKWYGSGSDFIGHIGGDDFILITTAHCANDVVLFIMDAFTPYFSDIYEKRRMGDGQELSMSMAGVVLYAGKYTSAEQVAEKAAYVKMVAKARAGTVFITDCELPGEEQIRIEG; encoded by the coding sequence ATGTTGTCGTCTCTTATGAAGCGATTTCGACGAATACCCTATATTTCATTGGACAAACGCCAATGGATGAAGGCGATGATTCGGCAAGAAGTGGAGAGAGAGAAGAAAGTCGTCATGTTTTATATAGATATCGTCAAGCTGACAGAGGTAGAGAATCGCTATGGCGATACGAGTGCCAAGAGAGTTCTTCATATATTCGAAAGCATTTTGCCAGCTGTAGCTCGTCAAGCATTTGAAATCAAAGGGAGAATCATTGCGATTCAAAAGCTGTGGGGAGATGATTTTGCGATCTACACCTCCTTTTCGAAAATGATGAGTGAGGAAGACTGTCAAATGCTATCGATTCATTTTCAGGAGTTGGCTGAACGACAGTTAAATCGACAAGTGAGCTTCGTCAATCGCGAGGAGCTTCGTGTCCATATCGGCTATTCGGAAATCATCGGAGAAGATATCGTGAAAGAGCTGTATACCTCTGTCAAACATGCTGTACATATGGCCAAGTATGGGATTACCTCCGAAAAATATGCGAACATCAGACAATTTCACAAGCTGCTTGCAGAAGAAAACGTTCAGATGCACTTCATGCCGATCATTCATTTGCCAAATGGCGAAGCTTTGGGATGGGAGGCACTGGCGCGAGGACCGGTTAACAGTCTCTTTGCAACTCCCGCTGCCTTGTTCAATTATGCACAAGAGACGGATACTGTGTTTCGCTTGGAGCATATATGTCGCAAGCGGGCATTGGAGCATATACGCTACCTGAAGCCGCATGAAAAAATGTTCATCAATTTGGACCCACGGGCGATTGATGATCCGTTTCTGTTGCGTGGCAAAGTGCAGATGCTTTTGGCAGAGTATGAGCTGACGCCACAAAACATTGTTTTTGAAATTACAGAGCGCCACGCGATTACGAATTACGCTGCCTTCCGAAAAATCATCGAGGAATACCGCAAACAAGGCTATATGATTGCCGTAGATGATGCAGGAGCAGGGTACTCCAGCTTGGAATCGATTACAGAAATCTACCCTGACTTTATTAAGCTCGACATGTCATTGATCCGCAATATTGATGTCGATCCGATTAAGCAGGCGTTGCTGGAGACGTTTGTATCCTTTGCTGACAAAGTGAACTGCAAAATCATAGCAGAAGGGATCGAGACGGAGCGTGAGCTGGAAACGCTCATGGATGTCGGTGTCATCTATGGACAGGGCTACTATTTAGGCAAGCCGGACAAAGGGATGGCGCAGCTATGTGGAACGGCTATGAACTTTCTGCGCTTTACGATGGAAAGGCGGATTGAGCAAGAAGCAGAACCAATGCTGCCCACTCCAGCTATGACGGAAATCTTGGCGAAGACAATCAGCGTTGAAAAGCACGTGAAAGTAAGACGCATCCATGAGATTTTCGAACAAAATCAGCGGATTGAAAGCGTGGTTGTGCTGGAGAACGGCATGCCGGTTGGACTTGTCATGCGCTTTTCTCTGTATCAAATTCTCGGCGGTCAATACGGAATCGCGCTGTATTATGAAAGGCCCGTTTCTCAAATCATGAATACCAACCCGCTCAAAGCTACCAAAGACGACAAGCTGGATGAGGTAGCCAAGCGGGCGATGGCCAGAGATGCTTATCATTTATATGATGTGGTCATTATTATTGATGAGCATGGCGAGTACATCGGTATCGTTACCGTGCAGAAGCTGTTGGACAAAATGGCTTCCATCAAACTCGAGATGGCGAGCTCTGCCAATCCGCTGACAGGATTGCCTGGGAATGTGCAGATTGAAAGGGAATTGAATCAACGGCTGAAACAGAATGATCATCATGTAGTCATCTACTGTGATCTCGACCGTTTCAAATGGTTTAACGACCGCTACGGGTTTGAAGTGGGCGATCAGATTATTGTTCGAACCGCGAACTTGTTGCGGGAAGCCTCGAAATGGTACGGAAGCGGGTCTGACTTCATCGGTCATATTGGCGGAGATGATTTTATCCTGATTACGACAGCGCATTGTGCGAATGATGTTGTTTTGTTTATCATGGATGCTTTTACGCCGTACTTTTCGGACATTTATGAAAAGCGCAGAATGGGAGACGGTCAGGAGCTCTCAATGTCAATGGCAGGTGTCGTCCTTTACGCTGGGAAGTACACCAGTGCGGAACAAGTTGCAGAGAAGGCAGCGTATGTAAAAATGGTGGCAAAGGCAAGGGCAGGGACTGTTTTTATTACCGATTGTGAGTTGCCTGGAGAAGAGCAGATCCGCATCGAGGGATAA
- the lysA gene encoding diaminopimelate decarboxylase has translation MYLHGTSRVNEQGNLVIGGCDTTQLAATYGTPLYVYDEQQIRTKCREFVNAFHNTGFSFQVAYASKAFCTMAMCKLVEEEGLSLDVVSGGELYTALQAGFPVERIHFHGNNKSHDELIMALDAKIGCFVVDNFYELHILAQLAEERNEKVSVLLRVTPGVEAHTHEYISTGQIDSKFGFDVQNGQALEAIQFSHENNYLHLLGVHSHIGSQIFETEGFLVAVKRLTELLGEAKGKLGFLPEVLNVGGGFGIRYVEGDTPQPAETYIKAITDIVRQELTALEIPLPEIWIEPGRSIVGDAGTTLYRIGSQKNIPNVRKYIAVDGGMTDNLRPALYDAEYEAAIANKMNAPATEVVSIAGKCCESGDMLIWDVKLPEAQAGDILAVPSTGAYGYSMANNYNRIARPAVVFVKDGEAEVVVRRETYAEVVGHDVLPKRAQLMR, from the coding sequence ATGTACTTACACGGGACAAGTCGAGTGAATGAACAAGGAAACCTGGTAATTGGAGGCTGTGATACGACACAGCTAGCTGCTACTTACGGAACACCTCTATATGTGTATGACGAACAACAAATTCGCACCAAATGTCGGGAATTTGTCAATGCGTTTCACAATACGGGTTTTTCCTTCCAGGTTGCTTACGCGAGCAAAGCGTTTTGCACGATGGCAATGTGTAAGCTGGTTGAGGAGGAAGGCTTGTCACTCGATGTAGTATCTGGCGGCGAATTGTATACGGCCCTACAAGCTGGATTCCCCGTAGAACGCATCCATTTTCATGGCAACAACAAATCTCATGATGAGTTAATCATGGCGCTTGATGCCAAAATTGGCTGTTTCGTTGTGGACAACTTTTATGAGTTGCATATCCTTGCGCAATTGGCCGAAGAGAGGAACGAAAAAGTCTCTGTTCTCTTGCGTGTCACACCGGGTGTAGAAGCTCATACGCATGAATACATTTCGACAGGGCAGATCGACTCCAAGTTTGGCTTTGACGTGCAAAACGGTCAGGCTCTTGAGGCGATTCAATTCTCTCACGAAAACAATTATCTCCATTTATTGGGGGTTCATAGCCATATTGGTTCGCAAATATTTGAAACAGAAGGCTTCCTCGTCGCTGTCAAACGATTGACAGAACTGTTGGGCGAAGCAAAAGGAAAGCTTGGATTCCTGCCAGAGGTATTGAATGTAGGTGGGGGCTTCGGTATTCGGTATGTAGAAGGAGATACACCGCAGCCAGCGGAAACGTATATCAAAGCCATTACAGATATCGTTCGCCAAGAGCTCACAGCGCTGGAGATTCCTCTACCTGAGATTTGGATCGAGCCAGGTCGGAGTATTGTAGGGGATGCAGGGACTACCTTGTACCGAATTGGATCGCAAAAGAACATTCCAAATGTCCGGAAATATATTGCGGTCGATGGTGGAATGACAGATAATCTGCGGCCAGCTTTGTACGATGCAGAATATGAAGCAGCGATTGCGAACAAAATGAATGCACCTGCCACAGAGGTTGTCTCCATTGCAGGAAAGTGCTGCGAGTCAGGTGATATGCTCATCTGGGATGTGAAGCTGCCTGAAGCGCAAGCGGGCGATATTCTCGCGGTTCCAAGTACAGGTGCATATGGTTATTCGATGGCAAACAACTACAACCGGATCGCTCGTCCGGCAGTTGTATTTGTAAAGGACGGAGAAGCAGAAGTAGTCGTAAGACGCGAAACGTACGCAGAAGTAGTCGGTCATGATGTTTTGCCAAAACGCGCACAGCTTATGCGCTAA